In a genomic window of Accipiter gentilis chromosome 23, bAccGen1.1, whole genome shotgun sequence:
- the EMC3 gene encoding ER membrane protein complex subunit 3, which produces MSEPELLLDSNIRLWVVLPIVFITFFVGMIRHYVSILLQSDKRLTQEQVSDSQVLIRSRVLRENGKYIPKQSFLTRKYYFNNPEDGFFKKTKRKVVPPSPMTDPTMLTDMMKGNVTNVLPMILIGGWINMTFSGFVTTKVPFPLTLRFKPMLQQGIELLTLDASWVSSASWYFLNVFGLRSIYTLILGQDNAADQSRVMQEQMTGAAMAMPADTNKAFKTEWEALELTDHQWALEDVEEELMAKDLHFEGMFKEELQTSIF; this is translated from the exons ATGAGCGAGCCCGAGCTGCTGCTGGACTCCAACATCCGTCTGTGGGTGGTGCTGCCCATCGTCTTCATCACCTTCTTCGTGGGCATGATCCGGCACTACGTCTCCATCCTCCTCCAGAGCGACAAGAGGCTGACGCAGGAGCAGGTGTCCGACAG CCAAGTCCTGATTCGGAGCAGAGTCCTTCGGGAAAACGGAAAATACATTCCGAAACAG tctttcctgacccggaaatattattttaataacccAGAGGATggattttttaagaaaacaaaaagaaaggtagtGCCTCCTTCACCAATGACAG ATCCTACCATGTTGACAGATATGATGAAAGGGAATGTAACCAATGTTCTGCCTATGATCCTCATCGGTGGTTGGATCAACATGACGTTTTCGGGGTTTGTCACAA CAAAGGTCCCATTTCCTCTGACACTGCGTTTTAAACCGATGTTGCAGCAGGGAATTGAACTGCTCACTTTAGATGCGTCCTG GGTGAGCTCTGCTTCCTGGTACTTCTTGAATGTGTTTGGACTCAGAAGCATTTATACTCTTATCCTGGGCCAAGACAATG CTGCAGATCAGTCTAGGGTGATGCAAGAACAAATGACAGGGGCAGCAATGGCCATGCCAGCAGATACTAACAAAGCATTTAAG ACAGAATGGGAAGCTTTAGAACTGACTGATCATCAGTGGGCCTTAGAAGATGTAGAAGAGGAGCTCATGGCAAAAGACCTCCATTTTGAAGGCATGTTTAAGGAAGAACTTCAGACCTCCATCTTCTGA